A segment of the Salvelinus namaycush isolate Seneca chromosome 3, SaNama_1.0, whole genome shotgun sequence genome:
TTCTTCCGTCTTttcctcttctttctctttctcttcctcctcttcatccggcTTCTCTGATTGATCTGTGGTGCTGGTCGCTTGGGGGTCTAAGGAGACAAGAGGTGACGTCAAAGAACAGCAGCACACACTGGTCTCCTTCAAATCAAACCACTAACCTTTTACACAAGTAAGCTTGATGACTACTTagatttgtggattttgatgtttCAGAAAAGACATGCAGGGAAGGTAAACAAACAGCACTAGGGAAAAGAGGTTAATCAATTTATGGGACATCATAATAACTCTACTCCCAAACCAGTCTATGGTAATCTGGTTCTACCTGTCATTTCCTGGTCGGGCATATGcctcctgtgagtgtgtgtgtagaaatACATGTGTGTGAAACATGGTATACAGGTCTAAATCATACCAGTACATATGAAAGTGTCTTCTGTATAAATGTGCATGTGTATGCAGGCCTAATTAGGCAATTGCTCTAGTTAGGATAGTCACATCCTACTTCAAAGTATCTTTAAGAGTCCCTGTCTAGCGATGTGTGACACTACAGCCACTCTGCAACCGTGTTGCGTTCAAACGACAGATTTACAGAAAAATGATGACAGTAATAGCCAATGAAACAGCGTTTAACGATGCTACAGGGGAGATTTCACTAGGAAGCTCTGCCATCTGGGCTGGCAGCCCAGCATCAGTACTGATGCCACAGAGAAAGCAGATAGACTGTTAGCCGTGGCTAAGCATCTCTGGCCCCTGACTGGCACAGGGCAGGATGGGAGCACAGGGAGGTCTGCTGTGCTCTCTGATAGATTTGGTGGAGTGATGCTAATATGTGCTAATATAATATCACTGCTACTTGTCGCAGAGAAAAGTTTATCTGAGGCCCTGCTGTTTTGAACATGGCATAGTGCAACGTTCATCCCATTTGACTTAAAAGTGGGCACTGAATAACAATGGCTATACACACAGCTAAACATGTAAGCCGGTTACACCATTGGTCAAAGCATCAATGCGATTATATGAGTGAGTGTATATAGTGTGTTACTGGTTGACCGTGTATGGAATCCCTATCTCACCAGCAGCTTTGGTGGGgaatctctcctccctctcctcatgaCAGGGGTAGTCGTCGTACTCCTCCCCCTCAAAGGGGTCTTCCAAGGGGGGGTAGACACCCAGGTTCTGCATGTGTGCCTCAGCCATCTTCTGGACGGCTGgacgcacacatacacatgatactCAGGATGACACACAGggacaaagggagagagggatcggTTGTTTTGGGTTTACCAGGCTTCAACACTGTCAACGGTACCATGCGTCATATGGGCTTTCAGATGCatgccagacagacagataagCAGCCAGCCAATCACccaacaagacagacagacatacagacaaatTTAAAGGCAGAATAGCCAGCACTTTCAGGTTTTGCAGTTTGTAATGGACTGGTATAATACATTTGTGTCCTATATATACACGTATTTACTCTTTCCTGCATTTGTTTTTATCCTTTAATTTCTCCTGTCTGGTCCTCTGTTCTTTTGCTCTCTAAAAAAATGCAGACTCATCCTGCTCTCTCTTAATCCCACTCTGTCTAGGTCACCTtggtgcctctctctctctctctctctctctctctctctctctctctctctctctctctctctctctctctctctctctctctctctctctctctctctctctctctctctctctctctctctctctctctctctctctctctctctctctctctctctctctctctctctctctctctctctctctcagctaatGAAGAATCGAATACTGATACAGGAACAAAGACTGGGTTATTATAATAACACTCTACACGCATATAGTAATCCCCCTTTAATTCTTTAATTAAAATCTACTGGTCTTACTAGCACATGCTCTATGTTTATGGCTCTGCGTGAAACAACAAGTATGAAGCAACAtttagaactgtgtgtgtgtgtgtgtgtgtgtgtgtgtgtatagtaccTACTCTTATAAAGACATTCCAACCGATTGACATGACTTGTCACGTGTACCTTACCCCACTGACATTTCACAAATGATATAATCAGGAGGCAACAGAACAGTAAAGCAAGGTAAACACAGTATCAACACAGGGATAATTCACCATACAGAGGACATGTATACACTACTTACTCAGTCAGTTATACGCTTACCTTTCAGGGATGGTGGCTGATACACATTTGAGTTGACTCGCTTGGGCTTGAGTACCCCATTCTCTCCTACAATCCACTGTGGAAGGAAGAACAAGTTGAATGTAGCCTACAGTTTTGAAATAACACAACCATTCACATGACTATAGGGTGACATGCAGTTATCATCTGAGGCACTAGGGGCGCTCTGTTACCTGATGGGTGGACTGATCATCCTCAGGAGAACACTGGTCTGCCACTCTGAACAGCGTTGCAGGTGTAGGCCGCCGGCGCCGGATCTAGACACACacaagagagaagaagagaatcTGGTATTTGTTTTTTTGGGTGTAAGATCTCATCAGCGCTTGTAATGTGTCCAGTTCTCCTAATTTGACTCCAGGCAAGGAGTCAAGTCTGAGTACTGCTGGGGAAGGCCAGGGGTCAGAGTTTAGGGGTCAACAAGAGGtgaaaatgaattacttaaaaataatataatgtgattttctggatttttgttttagattccgtctctcacagttgaaatgtacctatgataaaaattacagacctctacatgctttgtaagtagaaaaacctgcaaaatcggcactgtatcaaatacttgttctccccactgtatatatagacacTCTCTGTGTGACCCCGATTTAGCCCACTTAACAGAGCAACCCCCCGAGAGAAATCAGTATCACTCTGAACTCTACTTTAGTCTACTTTAGTCTACTTTAGTCATGTACTTAGTACATGGTTGATATATACATTATATGGTACAAACATAGTTTACCAATCAATATGTATGTGCCTGTGGGTATTCACTGCAGAACAGTAGTTTGATGCAAAACTATGTCACTCAAGCAAACAAGTCTGTGAGCATAAATTCACATTTGCATATCTGCAAACAAAAACATGTAGAAACAAAAACATGCGACTAATTGATCAAAAAATGTTTCTAGTGAGGGCCCTATAGTAGGTATTACTTGCTGGATCAAATCTCTGAGATGAtaaggtaaaactctgttgttctgcccctgaacaaagcagttaaaccactgttcccagcaggctgtcattgtaaataagaatttgttcttaactgacttccctagttaaataaagataaaatgacTATATGTACACTCTCTGTCCCAATGGGTGACCTGCTACCCACTCTAACTGGGTGCTCACAGTACACTGCAGACGGCTCTCTCATTCTGTCAACACTGGCATTCTTAAGCTACAGTACAAGGTTCATTCATTTGACAATGGAAGGAATGCAGAGAGAGGGTCAAGGAGAACAGTTTATGGGGCGTTCTGTTCCGTCGTTTtaattccaggtagaaccccactG
Coding sequences within it:
- the LOC120035669 gene encoding protein phosphatase 1 regulatory subunit 1B-like, which gives rise to MDPSASDEVGDECKESRKIHFAVQSSAPTQLDPRQVEMIRRRRPTPATLFRVADQCSPEDDQSTHQWIVGENGVLKPKRVNSNVYQPPSLKAVQKMAEAHMQNLGVYPPLEDPFEGEEYDDYPCHEEREERFPTKAADPQATSTTDQSEKPDEEEEEKEKEEEKTEEKTEEKAKKVRKSVKF